A section of the Lujinxingia sediminis genome encodes:
- a CDS encoding DUF5684 domain-containing protein yields the protein MLNALTTLSLIAQAQPEFPIEDLLGGGAMLVVLLISLVISLALLLVLVASTWKLFTKAGQPGWMSLIPVLNTIIMVQIAGKEIWWVLLLFVPVANVVAMIIISLAFAEAYGKDTLWGLGLIFLPFIFYPMLAFGNAQYMGSSRVPAQASF from the coding sequence ATGCTTAACGCGCTCACCACCCTCTCTCTTATCGCCCAGGCCCAGCCGGAGTTTCCCATCGAAGATCTCCTCGGTGGCGGAGCGATGCTCGTTGTTCTGCTCATCTCGCTGGTGATCTCGCTGGCTCTGCTCCTGGTGCTGGTCGCCAGTACGTGGAAGCTCTTCACGAAGGCTGGCCAGCCGGGGTGGATGTCGCTGATCCCGGTGCTCAACACGATTATTATGGTGCAGATCGCCGGCAAAGAGATCTGGTGGGTGTTGCTGCTCTTTGTGCCCGTGGCCAATGTGGTGGCCATGATCATCATCTCGCTGGCGTTTGCCGAAGCCTACGGCAAAGACACGTTGTGGGGGCTGGGGCTCATCTTTTTGCCCTTCATTTTTTACCCGATGCTGGCCTTCGGCAACGCGCAGTACATGGGTTCCAGCCGGGTGCCCGCTCAAGCGAGCTTTTAA